A stretch of the Planctomycetota bacterium genome encodes the following:
- a CDS encoding spondin domain-containing protein codes for MTRTTCSRVALMGVAAAVAAPAMAQDVQVLIENVQPSGGMAFTPFWLGFHDGSFDVFESGTMARDLAGITEIAELGDTSVLSGRFASEQPGGFDTTFLDPSGPPVFSPGESASMTYDLGDTSVNRFFNYASMVVPTNDLFVGNDSAIELFDSSGSFLGPVTIEIFGSSVYDNGTEVNDITDGPAFVAGIDAMGGTDEFENVQFFFSRPGATDYLDSIVGVTTAPGDVITDVFTEGELIGRITIVPAPATAAVFGLLSLGAMARRRR; via the coding sequence ATGACCCGCACCACGTGTTCGCGCGTCGCCCTGATGGGCGTCGCGGCCGCTGTGGCCGCCCCCGCCATGGCCCAGGATGTTCAGGTCCTGATCGAGAACGTCCAGCCCAGCGGCGGCATGGCGTTTACCCCTTTCTGGCTCGGATTCCATGATGGCTCGTTCGACGTGTTCGAGTCGGGCACCATGGCCCGCGACCTGGCCGGCATCACCGAGATCGCCGAGCTGGGCGACACCAGCGTGCTCAGCGGCCGCTTCGCCTCCGAGCAGCCCGGCGGCTTCGATACGACGTTCCTGGATCCGAGCGGCCCACCGGTGTTCAGCCCGGGCGAGTCGGCATCGATGACCTACGACCTGGGCGACACCAGCGTGAATCGCTTCTTCAACTACGCATCGATGGTCGTGCCGACCAACGACCTGTTCGTCGGCAACGACAGCGCCATCGAGTTGTTCGATTCGTCCGGCTCGTTCCTCGGCCCGGTGACGATCGAGATCTTCGGCAGCAGCGTCTACGACAACGGCACCGAGGTCAACGACATCACCGATGGTCCCGCGTTTGTCGCCGGCATCGATGCAATGGGTGGCACCGACGAGTTCGAGAACGTGCAGTTCTTCTTCAGCCGACCGGGCGCCACGGACTACCTCGACAGCATCGTCGGCGTGACCACCGCGCCTGGTGACGTCATCACCGACGTCTTTACCGAGGGCGAACTGATCGGCCGGATCACCATCGTGCCCGCACCGGCGACCGCCGCCGTCTTTGGCCTGCTGAGCCTCGGCGCCATGGCCCGGCGCCGCCGCTGA